A window of Miscanthus floridulus cultivar M001 chromosome 12, ASM1932011v1, whole genome shotgun sequence genomic DNA:
TTGACACATTGTTTCATACTCCTTGTTCAGAagcagggtgtaaagttttgtgTATGATGCCAAGCATGGATGAACCCCTTCTTGGCAATGGTGTTCTTAAGACCAGCGGGGTGAGAGAGAGCCTGGTAGTGTCCGAGGTCAGAAAACAACTGTACCTTGCTGGGCCACTCATCGCCGCATGGATCCTACAGAACATTGTCCAGATGATATCTGTCATGTTTGTCGGTCACCTTGGTGAGTTTGCCCTCTCCAGTGCCTCCATTGCCACCTCCTTTGCAGGTGTTACTGGCTTCAGCTTATTGGTATGTTAATGCAAACTCAAGACATTTCTCATATGCTAGACCTGAACGATTATATGGAGTTCAATAGCAGAGTCAACTGTTTGTTTCATCATTTCAGTCTGGCATGGCGAGCAGCTTGGACACACTGTGTGGGCAATCGTTTGGGGCAAAGCAGTACTATCTTCTTGGCATCCATAAGCAGAGGGCCATCCTTGTGCTCACTCTAGTGAGCCTTGTTGTTGCAATTATCTGGTCATACACTGGCCAGATCCTTCTACTCTTTGGTCAGGATCCAGAGATTGCAGCTGGGGCAGGGAGCTATATCCGGTGGATGATTCCCGCGCTATTTGTGTATGGTCCACTACAGTGCCATGTCCGGTTCCTGCAAACGCAGAACATCGTCCTCCCGGTGATGCTGAGCTCAGGTGCCACAGCACTGAACCATCTGCTGGTGTGCTGGCTGCTGGTGTACAAGATTGGTATGGGCAACAAGGGTGCTGCCTTGGCCAATGCCATCTCATACTTAACCAATGTCTCAATCCTGGCAATTTATGTCAGGCTTGCACCAGCCTGTAGAAACACCTGGAGAGGGTTCTCAAAGGAGGCTTTTAATGACATACCCAGCTTCTTGAGGCTTGGTGTTCCATCTGCGCTGATGGTTTGGTGAGCTTTCAAATCCCCTAGCTCACAGATGAATTTTTCGATTTGTGTCATCTCTAATTTAACTGGATCCTACATGCACACAGCTTGGAGTGGTGGTCATTTGAGCTCCTGGTACTTCTTTCTGGACTTCTCCCAAATCCAAAGCTTGAGACATCAGTTTTGTCTATTTGGTGAGTTAACTTTGTATGTGACACTTTCAATTTGATTTGCCCTTTCTTGGTTGTGACTCTTCAATTTCCTGCAGCTTAAACACAGGCTCTTTAGCGTTTATGATCCCTTTTGGGCTTAGCGCAGCCATAAGGTCAGACTGAACAGATCAGGCTCTTTAACTTTACCATGTCATGTTGATCAACTGATTCTTGTGGCACTGATATGTTTCTTTTGCCCCTATAGCACCCGTGTTTCAAATGAACTTGGTGCTGGACGACCCCATGCTGCCCATCTGGCTACCCGTGTGGTCATGGTGCTGGCTATCGTGGTTGGCATATTAATCGGACTAGCTATGATTTTGGTGCGCAATTTATGGGGATATGCATACAGTAATGAGGAGGAGGTGGTGAAATACATCTCCAAAATGATGCCAATACTAGCTGTGTCATTCTTGTTTGATTGTGTGCAGTGTGTTCTTTCAGGTAAATGGACAGCGAACCCATTTCCTAATCTTTTGCGTTGATCTGTTTTTATCTCTGTGTATATTATGAACTGCATTTATTTCTTTTGGAACATTATCACCTAGATCATGACTCACAACAGGGGATTGTTGATATTTTCCCAGGTGTTGCTAGGGGCTGTGGGTGGCAAAAGATTGGTGCTTGTGTTAATCTTGGTGCATACTACCTTATAGGAATTCCAGCTGCCTTCTGTTTCGCCTTTCTGTACCATCTAGGCGGAATGGTAATTTACTACCTGAACCACCCTTAAGAAGTTCTAGTTGAACATTTATTACTCTATCAGGTAGAAAAAAAGAACTCTCTAAACTATGGGTTTAAATGTCTAGGGACTTTGGCTGGGAATAATCTGCGCACTCGTCATACAGATGTTATTGCTCCTCACAATTACTTTGTGCAGCAACTGGGAGAAAGAAGTAAGCAAATCAACCTAAACTTATTGCGTGCAAATATATTGTTTCGCTGGCTTTTCCATTTTGTTAATGTGGCAGGCTCTGTTTTTTTGCTTCAGGCTTTGAAGGCAAAGGACAGAGTATTTAGTACATCCCTACCAGCTGACATGACGACATGATATTCTCAAGATACACAATTTTTTTTGGAAGGAAATGCCCATGAAACTTCGACAAGGAACTTATGAAGAATTTGTTGTTCAGAGTCAGGGCTTTTCTCTATGCCATCAGATGACGCTTGGGTCTAGTAAAGTTCCCGGGCAGTCTGTTTTGGACTTTTGGTCAAAACGGGGAATACAACATAACtaaatgttttttttaatttacAAGAAATAGCAGCATTATCTCATGAAATAACAATGCCTTTCCCCCTCTTGGTTGTTGATGTAAGAAAACTGAGACACGAGCTGTTTGGTTCTACCGTTGGTAACGCAAACATAAATGATTTAAAGCTGCGGATGTTACCGGTGGGACATACGATCGAACTGATTTCATTTACATTTGCGTTGCTGTGGAACCAACCAAACAGCACGGAAATGTCAAATTTGATTATAAATAAGCTGCATTGTCTATTTTGTTAGTCGCTAAATTCTCACTCTCggaagtagcagaattcttactcttatCGAGAGATGATGACACTAGAAGTTGAGATAATTTTCTGGTTTACTTCTCAATGCCATACCAATCCGAGGGGTTggagatacatatttataggctgctagtcagccaagcatatgccaagatgctggtctaagatgctagtctaagatgctgtcctagatgctaagatgatgTCCTCTAGATGCTattctaagatgttgtcctagatactgtcctctagtctaagatgctgtcctaaaaatatAAATaccacaacagccccacaaagaccacaacacatcattctctccctaagtcttgtgcgtcgtcttgtgggaaagttgaaccatcccagtcctggagcagagctcaaggaacttgatcctcccaaagggcttggtgagcaggtccacAAGCtgatccttggtgttgatgtagctcgccttgatgctcccttcctcaagaTAGCCTTGGATGAAGTGGTATCTCACTCGGATATGCTTGCTGCATTCATGGAAGacagggttctttgccagggccagagcggacttgctgtccaccctgagctccaccgctctagtgtctctgccgaggagatcaccaagcagtcgagcgatccagagcgcctgagtcgaagcggtggaggccgctatgtactcggcctcgcagctggacagggccaccacctgttgcttgaccgactgccagctaacgaggcacttgccgaggaagaagaggatcccgctcagtgctcttgctggtgtcgatgtcaccggcgtggtcgctgtcgctgtaccctgatgaagtgtgccgccccagggcacctagggtagtagaggccgtggtcgagagtctcCGCAACGTAGCAAATGATCCTCTTCACTAGCCTGCTAGTGCTCCgttgtcggtcgctgcatgaacctgACTAacatagccgacggagaatgccaggtccagccgtgtgtgggcgaggtagcgaaggctctcCACAAGACGCTGGTACTAGCGTAGCTGTCCACCTCCTccatcgtgctgtcgcggctcagcttcagcctctcctccattggagtgagagctggggttagcccagctagctcaacgactcgcttggcgtaggcggtctgtcgaagcgtgatcccggagtcatcctggtgcacctcgattcccaggtagaaggagagaggccccaggtcactcatctggaaagTGACCTTCATCTCTTcgttgaatgccgccacctccgcatccttggtgccggtgatcaccaagtcatcgacgtagacacccaccaacagagcattacctccactgcctcgtcggtagatggccgcctcgtgcgggcgttgcttgaagcccatcccctttagcgtggaatccaacttggcattccacgccctcggtgcctgctgcAAGCCATAGAGGGTCCTTGCGCTAGGaagagcaccttgccctccttgtcggggatcgcaaatcctggCGGTTGGTGcatgtagacctcctccttcaagtcaccAGTTAAGGAActgccgacttgacgtccatgtgatgaacacgccaagCCCTCCTAGGGCAGCTAgtgcaaggaggagtcgcacggactccatccgtgccacgggagcaaaggcgtcatcgaagtcgaccccctcccgCTGCATGAAACCtcatgccaccaagcgagccttagtgcttgacgatggcaccggcttcatccctctttagcttgtacacccacttaagggtggaTCGCACGGTGACCActgaggaaggtcagcaagctcctagGTGCgattcttctcaaccgcatccatctccaactgtaTAGTGGtgtgccatgccgcgtgtctctcggcctctgcaaacgaccaaGGCTCGTCGTCGTACGCAAGGTGCAACTATGCCTCTAGGTCATGAGGCACCGGTTccagcaccggctggtcgccgagaaggttctccatcgtacgataccacaacggctcgccgtcgtggtacgtgtcgatgcgctcctcgtcgtgagagagcggagtagcaagCTCAACCGGGccatgctcgacacgagctggtggtggagtagacgtgcccggagtggtgcctgtcggtgctggagtgcatgGCGTtgtcggctgtggtggagccggcgaagaactcatcgcagccgaggtcccggctagagagcgtggtgctgtcggagtagcaggcgccggggtcggtggaggctcggggactggggtagacacgCTCACCGAAGAAGAGCCGCCTACTCCcctagctccctcgaagtggatatactcgacagtgaagtcgtcgtacgtcggagccgagccgtcgtccaccgccttgtcccatgcccatcctcgcccttcatcgaacacaacgtcgcacgccgtgcgcacacgctgtgtcttcgggtcgaggatgcggtaggccttcgagccctccacgtagccgatgaacactcccggagtgctcctgttgTCGAGCTTGCtaatgtggccaagctccttggcaaaCACGAGGCAGccaaagacccgcaagtgggagaccatcggcttgcgcccatgccaaacctcgtacggcgtcctgccgtcgagcacCTTGGTAGGCGAGCGATTGAGAATGTAGATggtcgtcaccaccgcctctccctagaAGACAGCTGGCATCCCCCTCTACTTGAGGAGGGCATGAGCCTTcgccacaaccgtctggttgcgccgcttgACGATGCCG
This region includes:
- the LOC136496370 gene encoding protein DETOXIFICATION 16-like codes for the protein MMPSMDEPLLGNGVLKTSGVRESLVVSEVRKQLYLAGPLIAAWILQNIVQMISVMFVGHLGEFALSSASIATSFAGVTGFSLLSGMASSLDTLCGQSFGAKQYYLLGIHKQRAILVLTLVSLVVAIIWSYTGQILLLFGQDPEIAAGAGSYIRWMIPALFVYGPLQCHVRFLQTQNIVLPVMLSSGATALNHLLVCWLLVYKIGMGNKGAALANAISYLTNVSILAIYVRLAPACRNTWRGFSKEAFNDIPSFLRLGVPSALMVCLEWWSFELLVLLSGLLPNPKLETSVLSICLNTGSLAFMIPFGLSAAISTRVSNELGAGRPHAAHLATRVVMVLAIVVGILIGLAMILVRNLWGYAYSNEEEVVKYISKMMPILAVSFLFDCVQCVLSGVARGCGWQKIGACVNLGAYYLIGIPAAFCFAFLYHLGGMGLWLGIICALVIQMLLLLTITLCSNWEKEALKAKDRVFSTSLPADMTT